DNA sequence from the Pedobacter sp. W3I1 genome:
CCAAAGGGCCGCTGGTTGGAGCACCTGATGTGCCTGTACCTATACCCAGAACCTGGATACCATCAGTTGAACCCCAGGCATAACCTCTTGTACCCCTAATAATTGTGTTACCGGAATAAGTGTTCGCGCCAGATAGCACAAGCGCCGAGTTTCCTGTTTTAAGTAAACTTCCGGTTCCGCTTACCATGCCATTTAACTCAATGCTGTTTGTTTTTGCAGCCACATTTAATTGTCCGCCCAAAATGATAGGCATGGTTAATTTTTCAGGATTTGAGGAGTTGTTAACCAGGTCATTCTTTAATGTTAAAGCGTTACCTGAAATCGTATAAGTATTCGCTTCGGCTCCAAATTGAATTCTCGATGCTATGATACCGTTTATATCGTTGGTCAGTAGCGAATCGGTAGTGGCATTGAATGTTAATATAGCCGGGTTTACCGGAAGCGTATTTCCGATCCAGTTGCTGGCCAGGTTTAATGAATCTGTAAGTGGTGTTGAGCTCCATACCGAGGAGCTTGCACCCGGAACACCAAAAGTTTCAATCGAATTGGCACTTTCCTTTGTCGTTCCTACCGAAGAAATTACATAGTAATATGGACTGCCACTGGCAACAGCAGTATCTTCATAGGCAGTAGTGCTAACTGTTGCAATGGTGGTATATGGACCACCACTTACCGTACCGCGTTTTACCTTATACGAAACAGCGCCCGAAGCGGCATCCCATGTGAGATTAATCCGGTCGCTTTGGTTAACCACTATAGGCTGGCTGGGAATTGCCGGAGGCACAGATGCGAAAACTTCGTTGGAATTAACACTTTCTTTATCTCCGGTAAGCGCGGTGACAACATAATAGTTATTCACTTCCGATGCAGGAGCAAGGTCTGTAAAACTGGTGCCTGTAATACCCGACTGAATAGTTGTATAGGTTCCTCCTGGTGTTAGTGAACGTTTCACCGAATAAGTAGTCGCATTGGCAGAAGCTGCCCAGCTCAGTTTGATTTGTGTTGAATTAACTACCGATGCAACCATCGAAGCAGGCGCTGCTGGTGCCTGGGCAGCAATTACATTCAGTATTAGGGTTGCCGTACCACTGCCCATGTTATTGGTAGAGGCCAGGGTAACTTCACTCTTTCCCAACTCGGTAGGTGTACCGGAAATAATACCGGTTGCTGCATCCAAGGTAAGGCCTGCGGGCAAGCCACTGGCGCTATAGGAAACTGGATTGCCACTGGCATTAATGCTGTAACTGAAAGGTGCACCCACAGTAGCTGCGGCCGTTGTGGCACTACTGATCTCTGGTGAGCCTGTTGGTGCAGACTGGCTATAACCCACGTTACTGAATGTAGCTGTATTTTGCGCAGATACATTATTAGAAACAGTATAAAACCCTGCATACAAATTAGCTGGAAACCCTGTAGCTGAATACCAGCAAACAAGATTGGTCCAGTTAACACCGTCCTGCGAATGATAAGCAAATATTCGGGTACCTACACGTTCAATTTTTAACCACCAGGGTGCTTTGGGCTGGCCATGCCTGCCTACGCCACCGTTTGCTCCGAGAAAAATGTCCCAAAAAGCAGAACCGGGCGCTAACGATTCGCGTAACATCACACCGCAGCCTCCGGTAGTCAGCGACATATTATCAACTTTTACAACCAGGCCAGCATTGCCACTAACTTTTTTAAAGTTAAAGCTGAAGGCATTGCTGGTTGAAGTTCCGGCCGCCTTTAATGTCCAGATACCGTTATTGAATGCAGCACTGCCTGTCAGTCCAGGGTTACCAATATCAGTATTGGTGAGGTTACTTACAGGCTGCACATGGTCAGCAGGATAAAACACCGGAGGCAAAGTAATCGCTGTAGAAGTGTCAGACGATTTCAGATACAAAAAATCGCCCCCGGCACCGCCCAAAGCAGCCCGCATCCTGTCGGTATGAGGGGTAGGTATTCCTTTACGAATCTTGTAAGCATTATAAATAAGATTAGTCATATCGCCAACCCTCGCTCCCGGATTGATGCCCCAGTTGGTCCAATAACTGGCATAACCACCAAAGGGAATATAGGTCATGGTAGCCCCGTCAAAAGCATATTGATGATATAACTCACCAATAGCCAATACCCGGTTATCAAGTTCGGCAAACATATCTATCTTCTGCTTGTAGGCAACTTCAGCACCCCATGCCAGGGCTGCTGCCTGCACACGCCAGTGGTCGTCGCGGCCGGTATCTCCTACTTCGCCATTGGGCAGCGAGTTACGCATGCCCCCGCCGGCATCCATCCTATACACTTCTATCGACTGGTTAAACCTGGTTACATCATTACAAAAAACCGATGCTGCGAGGGCAATTTTTAATTGGATAGCCCCCTTGTTCTGATCCCGCAACGGAAATGGAACAAATGAGGTTGGAAATAAAACTTCAGAAAAATATTTTTCTACATGCTGTGTATTGGCTGCAGTCCAGCCAGGAAAGGTATAGCGCAGGATTTCTGCCCCTACGCCCCAATACTGGGCATAATCGCCGATATCCAGCATAGATTCGCCGCCTCCCCAGGTGGTATTGGTAACCGCCCAGGCATCCAGTATATTGGTCGCTTTACGGGCATAAGTCGAATCGCCGGTAAACCACCACATAAATGCCAGGTTATGGACAGCCACCATATCATTTCTCCATTGACTATTGTTTAAATCGGGGGCACGGGTAACAGTGGCAAATGGCCCTGCCATTACATAGGTAAGTTTAGACCGTGCATCGTTCTTAAATGAATTATAAGCCGAAAGCCAGGGCTCCCGGGTAATGTTGGCTTTCAACTGATTCAGGTCTGCCTGGTTTAAGGCAATACCCGGATGAATTAATGTTTGTGCCTGTGCCGTTGATTGAGCGCCCAAAAAAGTCAGAACAGCAAAAAAGAAAAAAATACGGTTCTTTTTTGCCATCAGTTTTAACTGATAAAGTAAAAATTTTCTCATAAGGATGTAATTAGTTGGTTATAAATCAGATTTTTGAGAGCCGATTTCCATAAAGACGCATGATATCACCCTTTGATACTCATATAAAAAAAATAAGCATACATTGGTCACTAATCCATAAAAAAAACGTGTCTTAAATCGAGGCCTTTTCATTGTCTATAAAAGCAAGCCGGACTGAATAACCTCATGTGCATTTTAAATAACAGGCTTTTCCTTATTGGCCCCAATAATCTCAGCTACTTTCCGGTCCTGCGAAAAATCACACCGTCAACATGATCGCCGACAAACATGCCGGCCATATCGGAAGTCTTGAACCAGGCAGGCTTGCCAGGCATATCATCAGAAAACAATACCCCGTTTAACCTCAGGTCCTCAAATACAATGTTCTTAACCTTTCTCTGGTCGTCATAACCTAATATGATCGAAGGTTTTGCATTTTTACCATGGTAGCTTACGTTTTTAAATAAAACATTTTCAATACCACGGCCAGGAGAAGTACAATATTTGGGATTGAAAAACACCCGGAGATTAACCAACTGGCCTTCCCTGAAGTCTTCAACCCTGATATCCTCGAACCGGACATTGCGGATCAGATTACTGTCGCCGGCATTGATGCTCATACAGCCCTGATAATCGACCTGTGGCTCTTTATGGTCCAAAATATCGATATTGATATAGCTCAGGTTTTCCAGCACTTCGGGCCGGGGCGTATTCCTATGGGTCCCAATGAGAATAGGGTGGGCAACATCAGCCCAAAGGGTAGAATTGCGCATGGTCACATTTTTACAGCCTCCGGTAAATCCCAGCCGGGTACCATAAACGGTAGTACAGTCGTCGGAATTACGGTTAAAAACGCCATCAATGAGTACGTTATTACTTGAAATAACATTCATGCCGTCGCCCCATTTATAGTAGCTCATGCATTTAAAGTTGCGTATGGTTACGTTGTCTGATCCTCCTGTAAAACACTGGGTACCGAAGAGCCCGTCTATTTCGATATTTTTGGAATTCGCAATCTTGATGGCGCCTTTAATGGAGTGGTCGATCATTCCCCTTCCGAGAACCTTAACATTTTCAACCTTGTCGATCAGGATCTGCCCCTTAAGAACAGCGCCGCCAGCAACATATACGGTTTTTCCGGATAAAACCTTTAATTTCCCTTTGGGAATTTCATGTAAACCGGGTCCAAAAAAAACAACATTTTTATCTGTACTATCAGGAATGAACGTTTCTACGGGATTTGCAAAGAGGTGAAGGTTGTGAAAAAGATCACCGTTTACCTCAACAGAAAGATTTGCGGGTTTCTCCAGTTTAAAGGTAATTGTCCTGCCCGATACTTTATTCGGAATATGATAGGAAAGCGGACGTATCCGCGAGGTACTGATAGCACCTTTATTAAATTGTACGGAAATCTCTACTGCCCCTGAAAAATCAAAATAGGCCATTGAGGCTTTTTCTACTGAATGGTCCAATCCCTTGACCCGGTCAACCATTACGGCATATTCAGGGAGATCCTGCCAGGGTTGTCCAGGCATCCGAACTTTAACAGTAAAATCGGTATTCTGCGGAACGGATGCTGGTGCAGGATATGCTTTTAATATCGGCTTGGTTTGTGCAGTTAAAGACGGTGCGCCCAATAGGATTAAACCTATGGCAACAAAACATCTTGTGATGTTGAATAAATGCTTCATAAAATGGCTGTATGATAAAATCAGGCCGGATAATACCTGGCCTTGATGATGGCAAAACACATGTTTCCGGCCTTGATGGCCCAAACCGTAAAATTCTGCCCTGTTTCCATCATAAGACACTCCACCCTGCCTTCTATACTCATTCTTTATCAAATGATTTTAATCGTTTTTTATAACGGTCTGGTGGTTGAATCCCTGATAATGAAATGGGCCGGAACAGTTACTTTTTGGACAGCCCGCTCTTCTAAAGGTTTGTTGAGTAAACTGAGCAGTACCCTGATCGATTGCCGCGCAAGTTCAGATATAGGCTGGGCGACTGCAGTTATGGTCGGTTCGTAAAAATCGAAGACCTGGTGATCATCAAA
Encoded proteins:
- a CDS encoding glycosyl hydrolase family 28 protein, which codes for MKHLFNITRCFVAIGLILLGAPSLTAQTKPILKAYPAPASVPQNTDFTVKVRMPGQPWQDLPEYAVMVDRVKGLDHSVEKASMAYFDFSGAVEISVQFNKGAISTSRIRPLSYHIPNKVSGRTITFKLEKPANLSVEVNGDLFHNLHLFANPVETFIPDSTDKNVVFFGPGLHEIPKGKLKVLSGKTVYVAGGAVLKGQILIDKVENVKVLGRGMIDHSIKGAIKIANSKNIEIDGLFGTQCFTGGSDNVTIRNFKCMSYYKWGDGMNVISSNNVLIDGVFNRNSDDCTTVYGTRLGFTGGCKNVTMRNSTLWADVAHPILIGTHRNTPRPEVLENLSYINIDILDHKEPQVDYQGCMSINAGDSNLIRNVRFEDIRVEDFREGQLVNLRVFFNPKYCTSPGRGIENVLFKNVSYHGKNAKPSIILGYDDQRKVKNIVFEDLRLNGVLFSDDMPGKPAWFKTSDMAGMFVGDHVDGVIFRRTGK